The following are encoded in a window of Spiroplasma tabanidicola genomic DNA:
- the oppC gene encoding oligopeptide ABC transporter permease OppC, protein MEVILHNQKEIEISSIDASLFKFVEKREESIEKINSKPYSYWKSVSKLVLKSKVFIISSIILISFVLMAFIIGKNADISSVSSDPFHPESPSVKHWFGIGYNGEDLWNKMWLGSRKTIIFAFIISAIEISLGLVLGAIWGYYSKLDILFIEFIRFMTIIPSLILWLFIIFLFGGKADLFKIIVAISITSWIGLAETMRIQMILVRNSEYNVASQVLGTRGPRIIVKNILPKILPIIIQTISFSIPGAIGLDAALSYYSFGFIENYASDASLGTILNQALQSPYTLYPHLLYIPLSFIGVISLLFYFNGKIFADSLDPKLHR, encoded by the coding sequence ATGGAAGTAATTTTACATAATCAAAAAGAAATTGAAATTAGTTCTATAGATGCATCTCTTTTTAAGTTTGTTGAGAAGAGAGAAGAATCTATAGAAAAAATCAATTCAAAACCATATAGTTATTGAAAATCAGTATCTAAGTTGGTTTTGAAAAGCAAGGTTTTTATAATATCTTCAATAATACTCATAAGCTTTGTACTTATGGCTTTTATAATAGGTAAAAATGCAGACATTTCTTCTGTGTCTAGTGATCCATTTCATCCAGAATCTCCAAGTGTTAAACATTGATTCGGGATCGGTTACAATGGTGAAGATTTATGAAATAAAATGTGACTTGGTTCAAGAAAAACTATAATATTTGCCTTTATTATATCGGCAATAGAAATATCATTAGGTTTAGTTTTAGGAGCTATTTGAGGATACTACTCTAAACTAGACATATTATTTATAGAATTTATTAGATTTATGACAATCATTCCATCTCTAATATTGTGATTATTCATTATATTCTTATTTGGTGGAAAAGCAGATTTATTTAAAATAATTGTTGCTATATCAATTACAAGTTGGATTGGTTTAGCAGAGACAATGAGAATTCAAATGATTTTAGTTAGAAATTCAGAATATAATGTTGCTTCTCAAGTTCTTGGTACAAGAGGTCCAAGAATTATTGTGAAAAACATTTTACCAAAAATTTTACCAATCATTATTCAAACAATATCATTCTCAATTCCTGGAGCAATTGGTTTAGATGCAGCGCTATCATACTATAGCTTTGGATTTATAGAAAATTATGCATCTGATGCCTCATTAGGTACAATTTTAAACCAGGCATTACAAAGTCCATATACTTTATATCCGCATTTACTTTATATACCACTTTCATTTATCGGTGTTATATCATTATTGTTCTACTTTAATGGAAAAATATTTGCAGACTCACTAGATCCAAAATTACATAGATAG
- the oppB gene encoding oligopeptide ABC transporter permease OppB: MKNDLTSQNELIEQDLQSVFDRIELKDEIGKTKVPIYKKLGYLYAKFNSGRREFLAKTPLLSYSVKRILYAFLTFYLAVAVVYVLMVAFLKDDALLSDYDPIKNPIKPNTPEFYDLIENKRKAFGLYGSMIKQVLIFWRNITPFIPKTIMEVTKVSSTGVYGNETKKWFWLGMIMNGTNGNLYNSVLDTFKDAMPISFILGFSSTIITYLIGVPMGIVMARFKEKPLDNSLNWIFLGFTAVPSVIIVSIYWTVTVKYFNSAGVWDMNDYTKFVAIFALVILGVPGLSIITRRFIIDEMTADYTKFAQSKGLSNSYVFYIHIFRNAGIRIIRTIPASIIYSLFGSSILVEQFYVAPGMSKYILKGVGTNDIYIVLGYIVLSAGIGIFVSLLSDLLMAVLDPRVKLSKK, encoded by the coding sequence ATGAAAAATGATTTAACTTCTCAAAATGAATTAATTGAGCAAGATTTACAATCAGTCTTTGATAGAATCGAACTAAAAGACGAAATTGGTAAAACAAAAGTACCTATTTATAAAAAACTTGGTTACTTATATGCAAAATTTAATTCAGGTCGTAGAGAATTTTTAGCAAAGACTCCTTTGCTAAGTTATTCGGTTAAAAGAATTTTATATGCTTTTTTAACATTTTATTTAGCCGTTGCTGTTGTTTATGTTTTAATGGTTGCCTTTTTAAAGGATGATGCACTTTTAAGTGATTATGATCCAATAAAAAACCCAATAAAACCAAATACTCCTGAGTTTTATGACTTAATAGAAAATAAACGAAAAGCATTTGGTTTATACGGAAGTATGATAAAACAAGTTCTTATATTTTGAAGAAATATAACACCATTTATTCCAAAAACAATTATGGAGGTTACAAAAGTAAGTTCTACAGGAGTTTATGGTAATGAAACTAAAAAATGATTCTGATTAGGAATGATTATGAACGGAACAAACGGTAACTTATATAATTCTGTTCTAGATACTTTTAAAGATGCTATGCCTATATCATTTATTTTAGGATTTTCTTCAACTATCATAACTTACTTGATTGGAGTTCCGATGGGTATAGTTATGGCAAGGTTTAAAGAAAAACCATTAGATAACTCTTTAAATTGAATCTTTTTAGGATTTACAGCAGTACCATCAGTAATTATTGTTTCAATTTATTGAACAGTTACAGTTAAATATTTCAACTCCGCCGGTGTGTGGGACATGAACGACTATACAAAATTTGTTGCAATATTTGCACTTGTTATATTAGGAGTTCCTGGTCTATCGATTATAACAAGAAGATTTATAATTGATGAAATGACAGCAGATTATACAAAATTTGCACAATCAAAAGGTTTAAGTAATTCTTATGTTTTCTATATTCATATTTTTAGAAATGCAGGAATAAGAATTATTAGAACAATACCAGCAAGTATTATTTATTCATTATTTGGATCAAGTATTCTTGTTGAGCAATTTTATGTAGCTCCAGGTATGAGTAAATACATTCTTAAAGGTGTTGGTACAAATGATATATACATTGTTTTAGGATATATTGTACTATCTGCAGGAATTGGTATATTTGTGTCATTATTAAGTGACTTATTAATGGCTGTATTAGACCCAAGAGTTAAATTATCTAAAAAATAG
- a CDS encoding lipoprotein, protein MKKLLSLLGAMGMVAASSSVAVACKNDKSSSEPADLSKLTAQSLTVAPTANDEAAAKVAVITKIKTELSKQVVETTDVIFDRFSAATKEKAGSIIVKAAEKSNLVTGTATFTLTFKDSSESSTDPQPEQSPELSFVTLDHLQNNVLELQDKNPVTVTIKVANKKADAQVQFDEISEKPQSFTIEANESNAVNLEEYKFNISSSAVIAENGIKITFKYSGANNLELTVKTKSDFSVG, encoded by the coding sequence ATGAAAAAATTATTAAGTTTATTAGGTGCAATGGGAATGGTTGCTGCTTCAAGTAGTGTTGCTGTTGCATGTAAAAACGACAAATCAAGTTCAGAACCTGCTGATTTGTCTAAATTAACAGCACAAAGTTTAACAGTTGCTCCTACAGCAAATGATGAAGCTGCTGCTAAAGTTGCTGTTATTACAAAAATAAAAACTGAATTAAGCAAACAAGTTGTAGAAACTACTGATGTTATTTTCGATAGATTCTCAGCTGCTACAAAAGAAAAAGCTGGATCAATAATTGTGAAAGCTGCTGAAAAAAGTAATTTAGTAACTGGAACAGCAACATTTACTCTTACTTTTAAAGATTCTAGTGAGTCAAGTACAGATCCTCAACCAGAACAAAGTCCTGAATTGTCATTTGTTACATTAGATCATTTACAAAATAATGTTTTAGAATTACAAGATAAAAATCCTGTTACAGTTACTATTAAAGTTGCTAACAAAAAAGCCGATGCTCAAGTACAATTTGATGAGATATCTGAAAAACCTCAATCATTCACAATTGAAGCAAATGAAAGTAATGCTGTTAATTTAGAAGAATATAAATTTAACATTTCATCATCAGCTGTTATTGCTGAAAACGGAATTAAAATAACATTTAAATACAGTGGAGCAAATAATTTAGAATTAACTGTTAAAACTAAAAGTGATTTTTCTGTTGGCTAA